A DNA window from Rhizobium sp. NXC14 contains the following coding sequences:
- a CDS encoding CreA family protein, translated as MTKLRTFLLAAFSFAAISAGAASAEVVGKVGVDWIGNDIIVEALSDPEVKGITCHVTYFDRSLIDRFKNGNWFEDPSNNSIACRQTGPIEIGNIDLSKDGSEVFRQGMSLIWKTLVVNRIYDKANDTLIYLAHSRQLTDGSAKMSISTVPLYGQSVTWKNGKP; from the coding sequence ATGACCAAGCTTCGCACGTTTCTTCTCGCCGCATTTTCCTTCGCCGCTATTTCCGCGGGCGCCGCCTCGGCCGAAGTCGTCGGCAAGGTCGGGGTCGACTGGATCGGCAACGACATCATCGTCGAGGCACTCTCCGACCCGGAGGTCAAGGGCATCACTTGCCACGTCACCTATTTCGATCGCAGCCTGATCGATCGGTTTAAGAACGGCAACTGGTTCGAAGATCCGTCCAACAATTCGATCGCTTGCCGCCAGACCGGACCAATCGAGATCGGCAACATCGACCTCTCCAAGGACGGCAGCGAGGTGTTCCGCCAGGGCATGTCGCTGATCTGGAAGACGCTGGTTGTCAACCGCATCTACGACAAGGCCAACGACACGCTGATCTATCTCGCCCATTCGCGCCAATTGACCGATGGTTCGGCGAAGATGTCGATCTCGACCGTTCCGCTTTATGGGCAGAGCGTGACTTGGAAGAATGGGAAGCCATAG
- a CDS encoding HAMP domain-containing methyl-accepting chemotaxis protein translates to MTNSSVRKSLSVSQRLWTLGGAAFIGFGTMLGVGWYENMRVDTALRRAGEIQASVNHIGDMRLANLTMVLAAMDIIVDKDSKAVEPERIKLIGDSLTALSGGSKEMHLLANEMQVDSLLKSYDADVAAIGKAIRVDLVALVQQGAADAEFDKIDDAIDGAGEELTATLDKLAAEGTVFAQQHVELANAVSREALILQIGLGVLAILVMGVLQYVHGGSIRRGIGAVRESMQRIMNGDLASNVAEKTRGDEIGEMARAADGFRLAAIEKRDLEAQAQTDRQRSDAEHRAREAAKLADAEALSAAVAALGAGLTRLSGGDVTVTIDQPFREELERLRLDFNQTTATLRRAMSDIAINSSSIEANSRQMRAAADDLAKRTEQQAASLEETSAALDQITATVRNATSRAEEVGHMVSHTRENTAKSDIVVGDAMAAMERIEGASREIGKIINVIDEIAFQTNLLALNAGVEAARAGEAGKGFAVVAQEVRELAGRAAGAAKDIKTLIGKSGEEVKIGGELVTAAGEALRQIGEDVLRIDEHVKSIVTSAREQSVGLNEINTSISQMDQVTQKNAAMVEETNAASHTLAVDAENLTQLIKQFKTGEGMSARQTPREATAASHSRPSPARSLIGKVAGAFNGGSAAKAIAAPAGDNWEEF, encoded by the coding sequence ATGACGAATTCATCGGTGCGCAAGAGCCTGTCGGTCAGCCAGCGGCTCTGGACTCTGGGCGGTGCGGCCTTCATCGGTTTCGGAACGATGCTCGGCGTCGGCTGGTACGAGAACATGCGGGTCGACACGGCGTTGCGCCGCGCCGGCGAGATCCAGGCGAGCGTCAACCATATCGGCGACATGCGGCTTGCGAATCTGACGATGGTCTTGGCCGCGATGGACATCATCGTCGACAAGGACAGCAAGGCCGTCGAGCCCGAGCGCATCAAACTAATCGGTGATTCGCTGACTGCTCTTTCGGGTGGTTCGAAAGAGATGCACCTTCTTGCGAATGAAATGCAAGTCGACAGCCTGTTGAAGAGCTATGACGCCGATGTCGCCGCAATCGGCAAGGCAATACGTGTCGATCTCGTCGCGCTGGTTCAGCAGGGCGCGGCTGATGCGGAATTCGACAAAATCGACGACGCGATCGACGGCGCCGGCGAAGAGCTGACCGCGACCCTCGACAAGCTCGCCGCTGAAGGCACGGTTTTCGCCCAGCAGCATGTCGAGCTCGCCAATGCCGTGTCGCGAGAGGCCCTCATCCTGCAGATCGGCCTCGGCGTCCTAGCCATCCTCGTCATGGGTGTCCTGCAATATGTCCATGGCGGCTCGATCCGGCGTGGCATCGGCGCCGTGCGCGAAAGCATGCAGCGCATCATGAACGGCGATCTCGCCAGCAACGTCGCTGAAAAGACCCGCGGCGACGAAATAGGCGAGATGGCTCGCGCCGCCGACGGCTTCCGCCTCGCCGCTATCGAGAAGCGCGACCTTGAAGCCCAAGCCCAGACAGACAGACAGCGCAGCGATGCTGAGCACCGTGCCCGCGAAGCCGCCAAGCTCGCCGACGCCGAAGCGCTCAGCGCCGCCGTCGCCGCTCTCGGCGCCGGCCTTACCCGCCTTTCGGGCGGCGACGTGACCGTGACCATCGACCAGCCGTTCCGCGAAGAGCTGGAGCGCTTGCGCCTGGATTTCAACCAGACGACCGCGACGCTGCGCAGGGCGATGAGTGACATCGCCATCAACAGCAGCTCGATCGAGGCGAACAGCCGCCAGATGCGCGCCGCCGCCGACGATCTCGCCAAGCGCACCGAGCAGCAGGCCGCTTCCCTGGAAGAAACCTCGGCAGCCCTCGACCAGATCACCGCCACTGTCCGTAACGCCACGAGCCGCGCCGAGGAAGTCGGCCACATGGTCTCTCACACCCGCGAGAATACCGCGAAGTCGGACATCGTTGTCGGTGATGCGATGGCCGCGATGGAGCGAATCGAGGGCGCCTCCCGCGAGATCGGCAAGATCATCAACGTCATCGACGAAATCGCATTCCAGACGAACCTCCTGGCGCTCAATGCCGGTGTCGAGGCAGCGCGCGCCGGCGAGGCCGGCAAGGGCTTCGCCGTCGTTGCCCAAGAAGTGCGCGAACTCGCCGGCCGTGCTGCGGGTGCTGCCAAGGATATCAAGACGTTGATCGGAAAATCCGGCGAGGAAGTGAAGATCGGCGGCGAATTGGTGACAGCCGCGGGTGAAGCGCTTCGCCAGATCGGCGAAGATGTTCTGCGCATCGACGAACATGTTAAATCAATCGTAACCTCTGCGCGCGAACAATCAGTCGGATTGAACGAAATCAATACTTCGATCAGCCAGATGGATCAGGTCACGCAGAAGAACGCGGCCATGGTGGAAGAGACGAATGCCGCAAGCCATACGCTCGCCGTCGACGCCGAAAATCTGACGCAACTGATCAAGCAGTTCAAAACCGGCGAGGGCATGAGCGCCCGGCAAACGCCGCGAGAGGCAACCGCCGCCTCGCATTCGAGACCTTCTCCCGCACGCAGCCTGATCGGCAAAGTCGCGGGCGCATTCAACGGCGGTTCTGCCGCCAAAGCCATCGCCGCTCCCGCCGGGGACAACTGGGAAGAATTCTGA
- a CDS encoding AzlD family protein yields the protein MEFDLHMALVILAAAVATFATRIGGYILITRMKSIPPRMEAALNAVPAAVLTTLVAPAFFIGGWESKLALIVALFVGLRISHTWMLVAAWVVVMAWRYTIGA from the coding sequence ATGGAATTCGATCTCCATATGGCGCTCGTCATACTCGCCGCAGCAGTCGCCACCTTCGCCACCCGCATCGGCGGTTATATCCTCATCACCCGAATGAAGAGCATTCCCCCGCGCATGGAAGCGGCGCTGAACGCCGTGCCGGCCGCCGTGCTGACCACTCTTGTCGCACCTGCCTTCTTCATTGGCGGCTGGGAATCGAAACTGGCGCTGATCGTTGCCCTCTTCGTCGGCCTGCGCATTTCCCATACATGGATGCTGGTTGCCGCTTGGGTTGTCGTGATGGCATGGCGCTACACGATCGGCGCCTGA
- a CDS encoding GNAT family N-acetyltransferase, with the protein MPENEENELRGRAPLPDGVVVRAVRLSDAEEITDLINLPGYRAGTLRPPYQRIEEVRKNMENPSAGALNLVVTLNGKIVGNCGLNRLSGRRQHVASLGMGVHDDFTGRGFGRILLGAMVDAADDWLDIKRLELTVYTDNAAAIALYEKFGFEKEGHLRAFGYRAGHYADAYTMARLRT; encoded by the coding sequence ATGCCTGAAAACGAAGAGAATGAACTCCGCGGCCGGGCGCCCCTGCCCGACGGTGTCGTCGTGCGAGCCGTGCGTCTTTCCGACGCCGAAGAGATCACCGATCTTATAAATTTACCGGGCTATCGGGCCGGCACGCTGCGGCCGCCTTACCAGCGGATTGAGGAGGTCCGCAAGAACATGGAAAACCCATCGGCGGGCGCGCTCAACCTTGTCGTGACTCTAAATGGCAAGATCGTCGGCAATTGCGGGCTCAACCGCCTTAGCGGCCGTCGCCAGCACGTCGCCAGCCTCGGCATGGGCGTGCATGACGACTTCACCGGTCGCGGATTCGGCCGCATCCTGCTTGGCGCGATGGTCGATGCAGCCGACGACTGGCTCGACATCAAGCGGCTCGAACTGACCGTATATACCGACAACGCGGCTGCGATCGCTCTCTACGAGAAGTTCGGCTTCGAAAAGGAAGGGCATCTGCGTGCTTTCGGATATCGCGCCGGACACTATGCCGATGCCTATACGATGGCGCGGCTGAGGACCTGA
- a CDS encoding AzlC family ABC transporter permease, whose translation MNRADFVEGLRGGSAVALASAPFGALFGALAVENGMSLSEAAFMSATVYAGASQMVGIELFGHQVHAWLIVLSILAVNFRHVLYSAALARYIGHFTPVQKFFTFFLLVDPQFAEAVKRGEAGKPLTFAWYLGFGVIIYIPWVLISVAGGLLGGFIGDPKAIGLDILLPAYFLGIVLGFRKRDNFLPVALVSAVASVLAYRYVGSPWHVSLGAAAGIVLAALLPLPREVPDLEADALQSEVHEV comes from the coding sequence ATGAATCGCGCCGACTTTGTTGAAGGTTTGCGGGGCGGCTCGGCCGTTGCGCTGGCATCGGCGCCCTTTGGCGCGCTGTTCGGAGCACTGGCGGTTGAAAACGGCATGTCGCTTTCCGAGGCCGCCTTCATGAGCGCAACGGTCTATGCCGGTGCCAGCCAGATGGTCGGAATCGAACTCTTCGGCCACCAGGTTCATGCCTGGCTGATCGTGCTGTCGATCCTAGCCGTCAATTTTCGCCATGTGCTCTATTCGGCGGCCTTAGCACGCTACATCGGCCATTTCACCCCGGTGCAGAAGTTCTTCACCTTTTTCCTGCTCGTCGATCCGCAATTTGCCGAGGCGGTCAAGCGGGGCGAAGCCGGCAAACCGCTTACCTTCGCCTGGTATCTCGGCTTCGGCGTCATCATCTACATTCCCTGGGTGCTGATCAGCGTCGCCGGCGGCCTGCTCGGCGGCTTCATCGGCGATCCCAAGGCAATTGGACTCGATATCTTGCTGCCGGCCTATTTCCTCGGCATCGTCCTCGGCTTCCGCAAGCGCGACAACTTCCTGCCGGTGGCGCTCGTCAGCGCGGTAGCATCAGTGCTCGCCTACCGCTATGTCGGCTCGCCCTGGCATGTCAGCCTGGGTGCGGCCGCCGGCATCGTGCTGGCTGCCCTGCTGCCGCTGCCGCGCGAGGTGCCGGATCTCGAAGCCGACGCTCTTCAATCCGAAGTGCACGAGGTCTGA
- a CDS encoding DUF2164 domain-containing protein, which yields MQKIEFSREEKAEIVSRIRAYFDRELDPIGTLPAEFLLDFFTQEIGPYFYNRGLRDAQAALLKRMEDVAEDIHLLEREQKSSA from the coding sequence ATGCAGAAAATCGAATTTTCCAGGGAAGAAAAGGCTGAGATCGTTTCGCGCATCCGCGCTTATTTCGACCGCGAACTGGATCCCATCGGAACCCTGCCGGCCGAATTCCTGCTCGATTTTTTTACCCAGGAGATAGGGCCTTACTTCTACAATCGAGGGCTGAGAGATGCCCAGGCTGCCTTATTGAAGAGAATGGAAGACGTGGCCGAAGATATCCATCTTCTCGAGAGAGAGCAGAAATCCAGCGCCTGA
- a CDS encoding SCO family protein, with protein MKRFRIAVWIGVLILAGILGAVSYSMKSRDVVAEAPFGVPFTLVSQSGQPITEQALRGKPTALFFGFTHCPEVCPTTLFELNGWMEKVDPNGDNLQAYFVTVDPERDTPEIMNEYLSNVSKRITGISGPPDKIAEVIKGFRVYAKKVPVDEKDPNGDYTMDHTASVFLLDSAGRFSGTIAYGENPDTAVKKLENLVHKG; from the coding sequence ATGAAGAGATTCCGCATCGCCGTCTGGATCGGTGTTCTGATACTTGCTGGGATTCTCGGCGCGGTGAGTTATTCCATGAAGTCGCGGGACGTCGTGGCGGAAGCTCCCTTCGGCGTGCCTTTCACGTTGGTTTCCCAAAGCGGCCAGCCGATCACCGAGCAGGCGCTGCGCGGCAAGCCGACGGCGCTGTTCTTCGGCTTTACCCATTGCCCGGAAGTTTGCCCGACAACGCTGTTCGAACTGAACGGCTGGATGGAGAAGGTCGATCCCAACGGTGACAATCTGCAGGCCTATTTTGTGACCGTCGATCCGGAGCGCGATACGCCCGAGATCATGAACGAGTACTTGTCCAACGTTTCCAAGCGAATTACCGGCATTTCGGGCCCACCGGACAAGATCGCCGAGGTCATCAAGGGGTTCCGCGTCTATGCCAAGAAGGTGCCGGTCGACGAGAAGGATCCAAACGGCGACTATACGATGGATCATACTGCGTCGGTCTTCCTGCTCGATTCCGCCGGGCGGTTTTCCGGAACGATCGCCTATGGCGAAAATCCGGACACGGCGGTAAAGAAGCTGGAGAATCTCGTCCATAAGGGGTGA
- a CDS encoding IS630 family transposase (programmed frameshift), which yields MTHPYSEDLRERAMARLNTGETIRSIAAALAIAPSCVSKWKKRLAETGALTPGRVGGRKQRTLSGERADWLRQRCRSGPFTTRGLVAELAERGIKTERRAVWVFVRAEGLSFKKTVLPAEQTRMDIARKRLRWKTHQRRIEAQRLVFLDETWIKTNMAPLRGWAPRGQRLCAAVPHGHWKTLTFIAALRCDRIDAPWVIDGPINGELFTLYIQRILVPTLAKGDIVILDNLGSHKGQAVRRAIRAAGAHLFFLPPYSPDLNPIEQVFAKLKHLIRREQPRTVEATWRKAGEMLDCFSPAECANYLTNSGYASV from the exons ATGACGCACCCATATTCTGAGGATCTTCGCGAACGGGCGATGGCGCGCCTGAACACCGGAGAAACGATACGATCGATCGCAGCAGCACTTGCGATTGCTCCCTCCTGTGTTTCGAAGTGGAAGAAGCGCCTTGCGGAGACCGGCGCTCTGACGCCCGGCCGCGTCGGCGGTCGCAAGCAGCGGACTTTGTCCGGCGAACGGGCCGACTGGCTGCGCCAGCGCTGTCGATCCGGCCCGTTCACGACGCGAGGCCTTGTGGCGGAACTGGCCGAACGCGGCATCAAGACCGAGCGACGCGCCGTTTGGGTGTTCGTCCGGGCCGAGGGCCTGAGTTTC AAAAAAACGGTTCTGCCGGCCGAGCAGACGCGGATGGATATCGCCAGGAAACGGTTGCGTTGGAAGACCCATCAACGGCGGATCGAAGCGCAGCGGCTGGTCTTTCTCGATGAGACCTGGATCAAGACCAACATGGCGCCCCTCAGGGGGTGGGCACCGCGTGGTCAACGCCTATGTGCCGCGGTTCCGCATGGGCACTGGAAAACCCTGACATTCATTGCCGCCTTGCGCTGCGACCGCATCGACGCCCCTTGGGTCATCGATGGGCCGATCAACGGCGAACTCTTTACCCTCTATATCCAGAGGATCCTCGTGCCCACGCTCGCCAAGGGCGACATCGTCATCCTCGACAATCTCGGCAGCCATAAGGGCCAAGCTGTCCGTCGTGCCATCCGGGCCGCAGGCGCGCACCTCTTCTTCCTGCCGCCTTACAGCCCGGACCTCAATCCCATCGAGCAAGTCTTTGCCAAGCTTAAGCACCTAATTAGGAGAGAACAGCCTCGCACAGTCGAAGCGACATGGCGCAAGGCTGGTGAAATGCTCGACTGCTTCTCGCCAGCAGAATGCGCAAACTACCTCACAAACTCAGGATATGCTTCCGTATGA
- a CDS encoding aminopeptidase P family protein: protein MFQSFEVTSTPQFGKERVSALRATFDSLGIDAFLVPRADEFNGEYVPACSERLAWLTGFTGSAGIALILRTQAIVFVDGRYVTQLAEQVDGSVFSGGDLVNEPPHVWLAANGTKGLRLGIDPWLHAGAEVRRLERALAEIGGRLVFLPYNPLDRLWSDRPSEPLGAVTIQNVAQAGVLASDKIATIAADLSKKNLAAVLIADPSSIAWIFNIRGADVPHTPHPLARAIIHADRRSELFLDKRKTGIETEAYLGQICTQLPPSALEERLAAVSRDGGRVLIDADIASHALAEIIRKAGGEVVEGADPAKLPRAVKNDVEINGSAAAHLQDGAAMVEFLYWLSQEKPGSVSEISAAEHLEAVRARVGQSMQNPLKDISFDTISGAGEHAAIMHYRVTTATNRMIEAGELFLIDSGAQYINGTTDITRTVGIGTVSEEHRRFFTMVLKGMVQISTARFPKGTRGCDLDPLARIALWRSGADFAHGTGHGVGSYLSVHEGPQRISRLSTQELLPGMILSNEPGYYRPGSFGIRIENLIYVRGAEEIEGGDMPMLGFETLTFCPIDRSLVIPELLTHDELHWFNDYHRRTCEALMPLIHDPDVRAWLENATLPLEY from the coding sequence ATGTTCCAGTCTTTCGAAGTCACCTCCACGCCGCAGTTCGGCAAGGAACGAGTTTCGGCGCTGCGCGCTACTTTCGATTCGCTAGGCATCGATGCTTTCCTCGTGCCGCGCGCCGATGAGTTCAACGGCGAATATGTTCCGGCCTGCTCCGAGCGGCTGGCATGGCTGACGGGTTTCACCGGCTCGGCGGGCATCGCGCTGATCCTGCGGACGCAGGCGATCGTCTTCGTCGACGGGCGCTATGTGACGCAGCTCGCCGAACAAGTCGACGGCTCGGTGTTTTCGGGCGGCGATCTGGTGAACGAGCCGCCGCATGTCTGGCTTGCCGCAAACGGAACTAAGGGGCTGAGGCTCGGCATCGATCCCTGGCTTCACGCCGGCGCGGAGGTACGGCGTCTGGAAAGGGCACTGGCGGAGATCGGCGGGAGGTTGGTCTTCCTGCCGTACAATCCGCTCGACAGGTTGTGGAGCGATCGGCCTTCCGAGCCGCTCGGCGCCGTCACCATCCAGAATGTCGCCCAAGCCGGCGTGCTGGCAAGCGATAAGATTGCGACGATTGCCGCTGATCTTTCGAAGAAGAACCTCGCCGCGGTGCTGATTGCGGATCCCTCCTCGATTGCCTGGATCTTCAATATCCGCGGTGCCGACGTGCCGCACACGCCGCATCCGCTGGCGCGCGCCATCATCCACGCCGACCGGCGGTCCGAACTCTTCCTCGACAAGCGCAAGACTGGAATCGAGACTGAGGCTTATCTCGGGCAGATATGCACGCAACTTCCGCCATCGGCGCTCGAAGAGAGGCTTGCTGCCGTGTCCAGGGATGGCGGCCGCGTGCTGATCGATGCTGATATCGCCTCCCATGCGCTGGCGGAGATTATCCGCAAGGCGGGCGGCGAAGTGGTGGAGGGCGCCGACCCCGCTAAGCTGCCGCGCGCGGTGAAAAATGACGTGGAAATCAACGGCTCGGCCGCTGCACATCTGCAGGATGGAGCAGCGATGGTGGAATTCCTCTATTGGCTGTCGCAGGAGAAGCCGGGCAGCGTAAGCGAGATTTCTGCTGCCGAACATCTGGAGGCGGTGCGCGCTCGAGTCGGCCAGAGCATGCAGAATCCGCTGAAGGATATATCCTTCGATACGATCTCGGGCGCCGGCGAACATGCGGCGATCATGCATTATCGCGTTACCACCGCGACCAACCGGATGATCGAAGCAGGCGAACTTTTCTTGATCGACTCCGGTGCGCAATACATCAACGGCACGACCGATATTACCCGCACGGTCGGGATCGGCACGGTGTCGGAAGAGCATCGCCGTTTCTTCACGATGGTGCTCAAGGGAATGGTTCAGATCAGCACGGCACGTTTCCCGAAGGGTACACGCGGCTGCGACCTCGATCCGCTGGCGCGCATCGCGCTGTGGCGGTCGGGCGCCGACTTCGCCCATGGCACTGGACATGGGGTCGGCTCTTATCTCTCTGTGCATGAGGGACCACAGCGCATCTCCCGGCTTTCGACGCAGGAATTGCTGCCGGGCATGATCCTTTCGAACGAGCCGGGTTATTACCGGCCGGGCAGCTTCGGCATCCGCATCGAGAACCTGATCTATGTGCGCGGCGCCGAGGAGATCGAAGGCGGCGACATGCCGATGCTCGGCTTCGAGACGCTGACCTTCTGCCCGATCGACCGCAGCCTCGTCATTCCCGAGCTTCTAACCCATGATGAGCTGCATTGGTTCAATGACTATCACCGCCGCACATGCGAGGCGCTGATGCCGCTGATCCACGATCCCGACGTCAGGGCGTGGCTCGAAAACGCGACGCTGCCGCTCGAATATTAG
- a CDS encoding chemotaxis protein CheW codes for MNNNAIKQSGAYLEIVSFHLGDQEFCIDIMAIREIRGWAPVTPMPHTPPYVLGLINLRGAVIPVIDMACRLGMKMTEPSERSAIIVTDIAGKLVGLLVEQVSDMMTIKSEDLQPPPEIIPEAQRAFCRGIVALEKTMVCFLNLDTVIADELNQAA; via the coding sequence ATGAACAACAACGCCATCAAGCAGTCGGGCGCCTATCTCGAAATCGTTTCGTTCCATCTGGGCGACCAGGAATTCTGCATCGACATCATGGCCATCCGCGAAATCCGCGGTTGGGCGCCGGTGACGCCGATGCCGCATACCCCGCCCTACGTGTTGGGCCTCATCAACCTGCGCGGCGCGGTGATCCCGGTCATCGACATGGCCTGCCGCCTCGGCATGAAGATGACCGAACCCTCCGAGCGCTCGGCGATCATTGTCACCGACATCGCCGGCAAGCTGGTCGGCCTGCTGGTCGAACAGGTTTCCGACATGATGACCATCAAGAGCGAAGACCTGCAGCCGCCGCCGGAAATCATCCCGGAAGCCCAGCGCGCCTTCTGCCGCGGCATCGTCGCACTCGAGAAGACCATGGTCTGCTTCCTCAACCTCGATACGGTCATCGCCGACGAGTTGAACCAGGCGGCTTGA
- a CDS encoding 3'-5' exonuclease, whose amino-acid sequence MKTIAIDFETANEQRGSACSVGLAWIEEGRVTRVEERLIRPRDMRFSGMNIAIHGIRPEDVEDAPEFPEVMDEFYDDISGATMIAHNAAFDFSVWRASLDLYRQSYPELTYLCSLKMAQRIWPHFLSHRLNLIAEHLGLRFMHHNAAEDAAVCAAAAIEMARAVKAKAVEAIPALIGMTPGRLTARGYAPCTCRKA is encoded by the coding sequence TTGAAGACCATTGCCATCGATTTCGAGACAGCCAACGAGCAGCGCGGCAGCGCCTGTTCTGTCGGGCTTGCCTGGATCGAGGAGGGTAGGGTGACGCGCGTCGAGGAGCGGCTGATCCGCCCCAGAGACATGCGCTTTTCCGGCATGAACATCGCGATCCACGGAATTCGGCCGGAGGATGTCGAGGATGCGCCTGAATTTCCCGAGGTGATGGACGAGTTCTACGACGATATCAGCGGCGCGACGATGATCGCGCACAATGCGGCATTCGACTTCAGCGTCTGGCGGGCGAGCCTCGATCTCTACCGGCAATCCTATCCTGAGCTGACCTATCTCTGCAGCCTGAAGATGGCGCAGCGCATCTGGCCGCATTTCCTCTCGCATCGGCTGAACCTGATCGCCGAGCATCTCGGGCTGCGCTTCATGCACCATAATGCCGCCGAGGATGCGGCGGTTTGCGCGGCTGCGGCGATCGAGATGGCAAGGGCGGTCAAGGCGAAGGCCGTGGAAGCAATCCCGGCGCTGATCGGTATGACGCCGGGGCGGCTGACGGCGCGTGGCTATGCGCCCTGCACCTGCCGGAAGGCCTGA
- a CDS encoding 50S ribosomal protein L11 methyltransferase gives MSEIRLYVSTTESQAEAILDLLTQVFGEEDFAIGTTEIDEKKDIWEASVYMMAEDEADVRSRIEAALKVAFPDAQLSREVIPDVDWVAKSLEGLKPVRAGRFLVHGSHDRDKVRSGDIAIEIDAGQAFGTGHHGTTAGCLEMIDAVMCSRRVRNALDLGTGSGVLAIAVRKLKNIPVLATDIDPIATRVAAENVRRNGIASGIVTKTAPGFHSTAFSENGPFDLIIANILARPLIRMAPKLATHLAPGGSVILSGILASQRWKVIAAYSGARLRHVRTIWRNGWVTIYFDRP, from the coding sequence GTGAGTGAAATCCGCCTTTACGTGTCGACCACCGAAAGCCAGGCCGAAGCGATCCTCGATCTCCTGACCCAAGTCTTCGGCGAAGAAGACTTTGCCATCGGCACCACCGAAATCGATGAGAAGAAGGATATATGGGAGGCCTCGGTCTATATGATGGCCGAGGACGAGGCGGATGTGCGCTCCCGCATTGAGGCAGCGCTGAAGGTCGCTTTTCCCGATGCTCAGCTGTCGCGAGAAGTCATCCCGGATGTCGATTGGGTGGCGAAATCGCTGGAGGGCCTGAAGCCGGTCAGGGCGGGGCGCTTCCTGGTGCATGGCTCGCATGACCGAGACAAGGTCCGCTCCGGTGACATCGCCATCGAGATCGATGCCGGCCAAGCCTTCGGTACCGGCCATCACGGAACGACGGCCGGTTGCCTGGAGATGATCGATGCAGTGATGTGTTCGCGCCGGGTTCGCAATGCGCTTGATCTCGGCACCGGCAGTGGCGTCCTGGCGATCGCGGTGCGTAAGCTCAAAAACATCCCGGTGCTTGCGACCGATATCGATCCGATCGCTACGCGGGTCGCTGCTGAGAACGTACGACGCAATGGCATCGCGTCTGGCATCGTCACGAAGACCGCACCGGGGTTCCATTCGACGGCCTTCTCGGAGAATGGCCCCTTCGACCTCATCATCGCCAATATTCTCGCCCGGCCCTTGATTCGGATGGCGCCAAAGCTCGCCACGCATCTTGCGCCCGGCGGATCGGTGATCCTTTCAGGCATTCTCGCGTCACAACGGTGGAAGGTGATCGCCGCCTATAGCGGCGCGCGGCTCCGCCATGTCAGGACGATCTGGCGGAACGGCTGGGTGACGATTTATTTCGATCGGCCTTGA